The following proteins come from a genomic window of Aquimarina sp. MAR_2010_214:
- a CDS encoding PAS domain-containing sensor histidine kinase has product MVSRSLYTQLILRVVILSLTSLLLAFLFFKELYILSFFLLLFLSLQSVFLIKYLNYNNRKIAYFFNSIKNEDFTLRFPEKGGPKSFNELNRSLNSLNTVIQKVHLKNQTQEQYYQEILKQAEIGILTFNHKGHILFNNPKVEKLLNHTPLNHIKQLAQVDKNLYELFNTIKPFERTLFQLTNERETIQLAIKSSEILLNGEVLRLITIQDIHNELDEKETDSWIKLIRVLTHEIMNSVTPITSISESILGYYKDKDRIIPVTEIDENKIHNTAKGLEVIKNQGNDLMSFVQSYRSFLNVPVPDKKIIKVYELLEKIKVLMSQEIDFNTISFDIINTTENLEIYADEKQITQILVNLCKNAIQALKETEKATLMFILGITPEEKKYITVKDNGPGIHPDIMSQIFIPFYTTKKEGTGIGLSLSKQIMHLHGGSLTVHSIPNQETSFTLLFE; this is encoded by the coding sequence ATGGTAAGTCGAAGCCTATATACACAACTCATTCTAAGAGTAGTAATCCTTTCATTGACATCACTACTATTGGCTTTTCTTTTTTTTAAAGAACTATATATTTTATCCTTTTTTCTTCTATTATTCCTTTCATTACAATCTGTATTTTTAATCAAATACCTAAATTACAATAATCGAAAAATTGCTTATTTTTTTAATTCTATTAAAAACGAAGATTTCACTCTTCGATTTCCAGAAAAAGGAGGTCCAAAATCATTCAACGAATTAAATCGTAGCCTTAATAGCCTTAATACTGTGATCCAAAAAGTACACCTAAAAAACCAAACGCAAGAGCAGTATTATCAGGAAATATTGAAACAGGCAGAAATCGGTATTTTGACATTTAATCATAAAGGGCATATCCTTTTTAATAATCCCAAAGTTGAGAAACTATTAAATCATACACCTCTAAATCATATAAAACAACTAGCCCAAGTTGATAAAAACCTATATGAACTATTTAATACCATTAAACCATTTGAACGAACACTTTTTCAACTCACTAACGAACGTGAAACTATACAGCTTGCCATTAAATCTTCTGAAATACTATTAAATGGTGAAGTTTTAAGGTTAATAACAATACAAGATATTCATAATGAATTAGACGAAAAAGAAACAGATTCTTGGATAAAACTCATTAGGGTTTTGACCCATGAAATTATGAATTCTGTTACTCCTATTACTTCAATATCAGAATCTATTTTGGGGTATTATAAAGATAAAGACAGGATCATACCGGTTACAGAAATTGATGAAAATAAGATCCATAATACCGCAAAAGGATTAGAAGTAATCAAAAACCAAGGAAATGATTTAATGAGTTTTGTACAGTCGTATCGTAGCTTTCTAAATGTACCTGTACCCGATAAGAAAATAATTAAAGTGTATGAATTACTAGAAAAGATAAAAGTTTTGATGAGTCAGGAAATTGATTTTAATACCATTTCTTTTGATATTATTAATACTACTGAAAATCTTGAAATTTATGCTGATGAAAAGCAAATTACTCAAATATTGGTCAATCTTTGTAAAAATGCAATTCAGGCTTTAAAAGAGACCGAAAAAGCAACTCTTATGTTCATTTTGGGAATTACACCCGAAGAAAAAAAGTATATAACAGTTAAAGATAATGGCCCAGGGATCCATCCAGATATTATGAGTCAAATATTTATACCTTTTTATACCACAAAAAAAGAAGGTACCGGTATTGGTTTAAGTCTTTCTAAGCAAATTATGCATTTGCACGGGGGGAGTTTAACAGTGCATTCTATACCAAATCAAGAGACTTCTTTTACTTTACTTTTTGAATAA
- a CDS encoding sigma-54 dependent transcriptional regulator produces MQDGKVLIIDDNKSVLSALEILLQFEYKHIKTISNPNQISSMQNLSDFDIVALDMNFSAGVNTGNEGLFWLREIKKKAPHTSVIMMTAYGAVDLAVKALKEGATDFILKPWNNEKLLATIKSAFLLRKSRKEVQELKQKENHLKRVINQDSNYIIGNSKALTAVLNLVRKVAKTDVNVLITGENGTGKELIARELHRMSPRKNEVFIGVDMGSISETLFESELFGHTKGAFTDAKEDRAGKFEAANNGSLFLDEIGNLSLQTQAKLLSAIQNRTVVRVGSNKSIPVNIRLVCATNCNLNQMVDDGIFREDLLYRINTIHIEVPPLRERDNDILILADFYLKKFASKYGKPSLRINTTAEEKLMGYRWPGNVRELQHTIERAVILCEGNVLKPTDFLLSASSGISLDKGPETLDEMEQLMISKALDKHNGNYSAAANQLGISRQTLYNKIKKSER; encoded by the coding sequence ATGCAGGATGGAAAAGTTTTAATCATTGATGATAATAAGAGTGTCTTAAGCGCACTGGAAATTTTATTGCAGTTTGAGTACAAACACATTAAAACGATTTCTAATCCCAATCAAATTTCTTCAATGCAAAATCTAAGTGATTTTGATATTGTTGCATTAGACATGAATTTTTCTGCTGGTGTTAATACAGGAAATGAAGGTTTATTCTGGCTTAGAGAAATAAAGAAAAAAGCTCCTCATACTTCGGTAATTATGATGACAGCTTATGGTGCTGTTGATCTTGCTGTAAAAGCGTTAAAAGAAGGAGCTACCGATTTTATATTAAAGCCCTGGAATAATGAAAAGCTACTGGCAACCATAAAGTCAGCTTTTTTACTTCGTAAATCCAGAAAAGAAGTACAAGAACTAAAACAGAAAGAAAACCATCTGAAGCGAGTAATTAATCAGGACAGTAATTATATTATTGGTAATTCTAAAGCACTTACCGCTGTCTTGAACTTAGTTAGAAAAGTAGCAAAAACAGATGTCAATGTTTTGATTACAGGTGAAAATGGAACAGGAAAAGAATTAATAGCTCGTGAATTGCATAGAATGTCTCCTCGTAAAAATGAAGTTTTTATTGGTGTAGATATGGGTTCAATATCAGAAACATTGTTTGAAAGTGAACTGTTTGGTCATACCAAAGGAGCATTTACAGATGCCAAAGAAGATCGAGCAGGAAAGTTTGAAGCAGCAAATAATGGCTCCTTGTTTCTCGACGAAATCGGAAACCTATCACTACAAACACAGGCCAAACTATTATCTGCAATACAAAACAGAACTGTAGTAAGGGTTGGTTCTAATAAATCTATTCCTGTAAACATACGTCTGGTTTGTGCCACTAATTGTAATCTTAACCAGATGGTAGATGATGGTATTTTTCGAGAAGATCTACTCTATAGAATTAATACAATTCATATAGAAGTACCTCCATTGCGAGAACGAGATAATGACATCTTGATATTGGCAGATTTCTACTTAAAAAAATTCGCTTCAAAGTATGGCAAACCATCTCTTCGAATAAATACTACTGCCGAAGAAAAACTAATGGGATATCGCTGGCCAGGAAATGTAAGAGAGTTACAACACACTATAGAAAGGGCCGTAATTTTATGTGAAGGAAATGTATTGAAACCAACAGATTTTTTATTAAGTGCCAGCTCAGGGATTTCTTTGGATAAAGGCCCGGAAACTCTTGATGAAATGGAACAACTTATGATTTCTAAAGCACTAGACAAGCACAACGGAAACTACAGCGCTGCAGCAAATCAACTTGGTATCTCCAGACAGACTTTATATAACAAAATAAAAAAATCAGAACGCTAA
- a CDS encoding TolC family protein, with amino-acid sequence MYSQDSWSLDDCVAYAVGNNLQLKDFKYNQDANKETYRQSVRNLLPNINAFSDYNIRYGRSVDPNNNNIVNTDFFSNNYRLNAEIDLFRGFQKINTIKASKFLHKASNEEVLHQKYLLAFRVMSAFYDIQFMEGLLTISKEQEEVSDTNYKLVKRQVELGQKAKADLYEAESALLADQLLVTQNENNVAAAKLKLIQEMNLEGVTTISIQSSLIEDDENVATLRTNKDSIYSNATTFVPIIKAQELKAKAAKKRLAIARGGLYPSLSFFAGYQTGYYETNVNDNTGEVISFKNQIKDNVSKYVGVSLSIPISNGWSNRSRVKQQKVEMMRADNNFDIQKQEMFKLIQQLVQEGDALRTEYRQSSQKMKAQVLTFEIAQKKYEKGLISAIELNQSKNVLANSQNENLQVQLRLKVNESTLDFYNGLPVFNINRAQ; translated from the coding sequence ATGTATTCTCAAGATTCATGGTCATTAGATGATTGTGTAGCTTATGCTGTAGGCAATAATCTACAGCTCAAGGATTTTAAATACAACCAAGATGCTAACAAGGAAACATATCGGCAGTCGGTAAGAAATTTATTGCCAAATATCAATGCATTTTCAGATTATAATATTCGATATGGAAGATCAGTAGATCCTAATAATAACAATATTGTAAACACTGATTTTTTCTCAAATAATTATAGGTTGAATGCAGAAATTGATTTGTTTAGAGGTTTTCAAAAAATAAATACAATAAAAGCTTCGAAATTTTTGCATAAAGCATCAAATGAAGAAGTACTGCATCAAAAATACCTATTGGCATTTAGGGTGATGTCTGCTTTTTATGATATTCAGTTTATGGAAGGGCTTTTAACCATTTCTAAAGAACAAGAAGAAGTATCTGATACTAATTATAAACTTGTAAAAAGACAAGTAGAACTTGGTCAAAAAGCAAAAGCAGACTTGTATGAAGCAGAATCAGCTTTATTAGCTGATCAGTTATTGGTTACTCAAAATGAGAATAATGTAGCAGCAGCAAAGCTTAAGCTTATACAAGAAATGAACTTAGAAGGTGTTACCACTATTTCTATTCAATCTTCTCTTATAGAAGATGATGAGAATGTAGCCACTCTTCGAACAAATAAAGATTCTATTTACAGTAATGCCACAACTTTTGTTCCTATCATAAAAGCACAGGAGTTAAAAGCAAAAGCAGCCAAAAAACGATTAGCCATAGCCAGAGGAGGCTTGTACCCTTCTCTGTCTTTTTTTGCAGGGTATCAAACGGGATATTATGAAACTAATGTCAATGACAATACAGGAGAAGTTATCTCTTTTAAGAATCAGATTAAGGATAATGTCTCAAAATATGTTGGAGTTTCGCTTAGCATTCCTATCAGCAACGGATGGTCAAATCGTTCACGCGTAAAACAACAAAAGGTAGAAATGATGCGAGCAGACAATAATTTTGATATTCAGAAACAAGAAATGTTTAAACTCATTCAGCAACTTGTTCAAGAAGGAGACGCACTACGCACAGAATACCGACAGAGTTCACAAAAAATGAAAGCACAGGTTTTAACTTTTGAGATAGCACAAAAGAAATATGAAAAAGGATTAATAAGTGCTATAGAACTCAACCAATCTAAAAACGTATTAGCGAACTCGCAAAACGAAAACCTACAGGTACAATTACGTTTAAAAGTAAATGAAAGTACATTGGATTTTTATAATGGATTACCTGTTTTTAATATAAATAGAGCACAATAA
- a CDS encoding efflux RND transporter periplasmic adaptor subunit has translation MDIKIEKKKGLRPKHYGYIAIGIVLFFVGWKMVSGNSAATFRTEKEKLSIAEVSFGKFDDYITINGSVAPISTIYMDAYEGGRVTEKLIEEGAMVKKGDIILKLENSALYEQILASESNLALKQNDLRSTKLTFDSRQVEGRKDLVSSEYELQKLKRNYEQSKALFEDELISREEYLISKENYELSKKRHEIIKLQTEQDKSLRATSLSGLDTDLERMQKTLSMVYERLDHLNVRAPADGQLGFLDAEIGQNIQQGQRIGQINVLTDYKIEATIDEHYIDRVKRDLTAVLDRNGKEYQLRLRKVYPEVRNGKFKVDLVFADQKPETIRAGQSYNIKLQLGASNDALLLPRGSFFQSTGGQWIFVVDASGEVAWKRTIRIGKQNSRYYELLEGLEAGEKVITSNYDSFGDAEKIILK, from the coding sequence ATGGATATAAAAATTGAAAAGAAAAAAGGATTAAGGCCTAAACATTACGGATACATTGCTATAGGTATAGTACTGTTTTTTGTAGGTTGGAAAATGGTATCCGGAAACTCAGCAGCTACATTTAGAACAGAAAAAGAAAAATTGTCGATTGCAGAAGTTTCTTTTGGGAAATTTGATGATTATATTACCATTAATGGTTCAGTAGCTCCAATAAGTACAATTTATATGGATGCTTATGAAGGAGGTAGAGTAACAGAAAAACTTATTGAAGAAGGAGCGATGGTAAAAAAAGGGGATATTATATTAAAGTTAGAAAATAGTGCTCTTTATGAACAGATTTTGGCTAGTGAAAGTAATTTAGCTTTGAAACAAAATGACCTTCGTTCGACAAAGTTGACTTTTGATTCTAGACAAGTAGAAGGTCGAAAAGATCTGGTAAGTTCAGAATATGAATTACAAAAACTGAAGCGAAATTATGAACAGAGTAAGGCTCTGTTTGAGGACGAATTGATTTCTAGAGAAGAATATCTAATTTCAAAAGAAAACTATGAGCTATCCAAAAAGCGGCATGAAATAATTAAACTTCAGACAGAACAAGATAAATCTCTTCGAGCTACATCTTTATCAGGATTAGATACTGATCTGGAACGTATGCAAAAAACACTTTCAATGGTGTATGAGCGTTTGGATCATCTAAATGTAAGAGCTCCTGCCGATGGTCAATTAGGATTTTTGGATGCAGAAATTGGGCAGAATATTCAACAAGGACAACGAATAGGTCAGATAAATGTATTAACAGATTACAAGATAGAAGCAACAATTGATGAGCATTATATTGATAGAGTGAAAAGAGATCTGACGGCTGTGTTAGATCGCAATGGTAAAGAATATCAACTTCGTCTTCGTAAAGTATATCCCGAAGTACGTAACGGGAAGTTTAAGGTAGACTTGGTTTTTGCAGATCAAAAACCTGAAACCATACGTGCTGGGCAGAGCTATAATATAAAACTGCAACTAGGAGCATCAAATGATGCACTGTTACTACCTCGGGGAAGTTTTTTCCAGAGTACCGGAGGGCAATGGATTTTTGTTGTGGATGCCTCAGGCGAAGTAGCATGGAAAAGAACAATACGTATAGGAAAACAAAATTCGAGATATTATGAATTACTAGAAGGATTAGAAGCAGGAGAAAAAGTAATTACTTCGAACTATGATAGCTTTGGAGATGCCGAAAAAATAATTTTGAAATAA
- a CDS encoding ABC transporter ATP-binding protein: MIQIENIKKSFRTEEVETLALNNVNLKVEAGEFVAIMGPSGCGKSTLLNIIGMLDNPNEGYYHFNGQEVGGLKENQRTKIRKGNLGFVFQSFNLIDELTVFENVELPLIYLNMKKSEREQKVRQVLERMKIAHREKHFPQQLSGGQQQRVAIARAVVTNAKLILADEPTGNLDSKNGIEVMNLLTELNQEGTTIVMVTHSDRDSHYAHRVINLFDGQIVTESQNKPFKVNV, translated from the coding sequence ATGATACAGATAGAGAACATAAAAAAGAGTTTTAGAACCGAGGAAGTCGAAACTCTGGCATTAAATAATGTAAATCTAAAAGTTGAAGCAGGAGAATTTGTGGCCATAATGGGGCCATCGGGTTGTGGGAAATCTACTTTACTCAACATCATTGGTATGTTGGATAATCCTAATGAAGGATATTATCACTTTAATGGTCAGGAAGTAGGCGGATTAAAAGAAAATCAACGTACCAAAATTAGAAAAGGGAATCTGGGATTTGTATTTCAGAGCTTTAATTTGATTGATGAACTTACCGTTTTTGAAAACGTAGAGCTTCCTCTGATTTATCTCAACATGAAAAAAAGTGAACGAGAGCAAAAAGTAAGACAGGTGTTGGAGCGAATGAAAATCGCACATCGAGAAAAGCATTTTCCACAGCAACTATCAGGAGGACAACAACAACGAGTAGCTATTGCCAGAGCTGTAGTAACTAATGCTAAGTTAATTCTGGCAGATGAGCCGACAGGAAACCTGGATTCTAAAAATGGTATCGAAGTTATGAATTTGCTTACCGAACTTAACCAGGAAGGAACTACCATTGTTATGGTAACACACTCAGATAGGGATTCTCATTATGCTCATAGAGTTATTAATCTGTTTGATGGGCAAATTGTTACCGAAAGCCAAAATAAGCCTTTCAAAGTCAATGTATAA